The Zonotrichia leucophrys gambelii isolate GWCS_2022_RI chromosome 20, RI_Zleu_2.0, whole genome shotgun sequence genome contains a region encoding:
- the ACTL10 gene encoding actin-like protein 10, which produces MLKPAVVIDSGSRFTRGGFAGRERPQCVLRTLLPCSLGTPWDPWQPCPGTESPRCSTPAPRRCPLRYGLVEDWHSMRTLWDHLICCCLKVSPEEHPVLLAESPSCPGTDRVKAAEVLFEGLGVPALHLANTGFLSLCAHGRVTGLAVEAGAAVSHVTSVWGGQTLRKGTRSLGVAGNHLSRYLHQLLLQQSHTQPSVLTKKVLTQLKEQCCYVSLDYEGDLEEEGSHHPARFQTPDGRWITLGKERFCCPEPLFRPELLQLSCPGLHQLAWQSLHTVPQQARRHVLGNIVLSGGSSMFPGFPERMCLELNLLFRGAGVHIEVLASPKRATAAWAGGSMAASLTSFQHTWMTKGEYQEHGAQYVHTKFQ; this is translated from the coding sequence ATGCTGAAGCCCGCGGTGGTCATCGACAGCGGCAGCCGCTTCACGCGGGGCGGCTTTGCAGGCCGGGAGCGGCCCCAGTGCGTGCTGAGGacgctgctgccctgcagcctgggcaccccctgggacccctggcagccctgccctggcacggAGAGCCCGCGCTGCTCGaccccggccccgcggcgctgCCCGCTCAGGTACGGCCTGGTTGAGGACTGGCACAGCATGAGAACCCTGTGGGACCACCtgatctgctgctgcctcaaggtgtccccagaggaGCACccggtgctgctggcagagtcCCCGTCCTGCCCTGGCACCGACAGGGTGAAGGCGGCCGAGGTGCTGTTTGAGGGCCTGGGGGTGCCCGCGCTGCACCTGGCCAACACCGGGTTCCTGTCGCTCTGTGCCCACGGCAGGGtcacagggctggctgtggaggCCGGGGCAGCCGTGTCCCATGTCACCTCCGTCTGGGGGGGCCAGACCCTGAGGAAGGGCACCCGCAGCCTGGGGGTGGCCGGGAATCACCTGTCCAGGTAcctgcaccagctgctgctgcagcagagccacacgCAGCCCTCGGTGCTGACGAAGAAGGTGCTGACCCAGCTGAAGGAGCAGTGCTGCTACGTGTCCCTGGACTATGAGGGAGACCTCGAGGAGGAGGGATCCCATCATCCAGCCAGATTCCAGACCCCTGACGGGCGCTGGATCACGCTGGGCAAGGAGCGCTTCTGCTGCCCCGAGCCGCTGTTCCGGCccgagctgctgcagctcagctgccccGGGCTGCACCAGctggcctggcagagcctgcACACCGTGCCCCAGCAGGCCAGGAGACACGTGCTGGGCAACATCGTGCTCTCAGGGGGCTCCTCCATGTTCCCTGGCTTTCCTGAGAGGATGTGCTTGGAGCTGAACCTGCTGTTCCGAGGAGCAGGAGTGCACATCGAGGTGCTGGCCAGCCCCAAGAGGGCCAcggcagcctgggctgggggctccatGGCAGCCTCACTCACCTCCTTCCAGCACACCTGGATGACAAAGGGAGAGTACCAGGAGCACGGGGCCCAGTATGTGCACACAAAATTCCAGTAG